The following is a genomic window from bacterium.
CGGATCGAGGCTGGCGACCGGTTCGTCGGCGAGGATGAGTGTCGGTTCCTGCATGAGCGCGCGGGCGATCCCCACTCGCTGCTGCTGTCCGCCGGAGAGTGTGTCCGCGCGAGCATATGCCTTCTGCGGAATACCGACCCGCTCGATGTTCGCCAACGCCCGGTCGACGAGCGCCGCCGGGAAGTAATTCGCCAGCGCCCACGTGGATGGGACGTACCCCAGCCGGCCGGTGAGCACGTTGGTGAGCACCGACGCGCGCCGGACCAAGTTGAACTGCTGAAACACCATCCCGATCTGCCGCCGAATCTCCCGAAGGTCGTCCCGTGATGCGGCGGCGACGTCCCGGCCGTGGAACACGATCGCGCCGGACGTGGGCTCAATCAGCCGGTTGATACAGCGGAGGAGCGTGGACTTGCCGGAACCGGAGAGCCCGATGATCACGAGAAACTCGCCGCGGGCGACCTGGAACGACACGTCGTCGAGCGCGCGCGTGCCGTCCGGGTACACCTTTGTCAGG
Proteins encoded in this region:
- the phnC gene encoding phosphonate ABC transporter ATP-binding protein — its product is MSDPLLRIEHLTKVYPDGTRALDDVSFQVARGEFLVIIGLSGSGKSTLLRCINRLIEPTSGAIVFHGRDVAAASRDDLREIRRQIGMVFQQFNLVRRASVLTNVLTGRLGYVPSTWALANYFPAALVDRALANIERVGIPQKAYARADTLSGGQQQRVGIARALMQEPTLILADEPVASLDPAMSHSVLRYIEELNRKDGITVICSLHFLSLARRYGTRILALKAGRIVFDGLPSEIDDARFKAIYGEDAVAVEIT